The following are encoded together in the Robertmurraya sp. FSL R5-0851 genome:
- a CDS encoding GNAT family N-acetyltransferase produces the protein MEIKNAELTIRSLRKEDANHLAKWLSNPSVLEYYEGRDQPFTIEKVMETFFLEEEGLSRYIFTLEEKPIGYIQTYTVEDEKVKTFGMDQFIGETDYWNKGIGTLLIHTMVNYLATQKSAARIIMDPQASNKRAIRCYEKCGFEKVKLLPKHEFHEGEFRDCWLIELLIER, from the coding sequence AAAGAAGATGCAAATCATTTAGCAAAATGGCTTTCAAACCCTTCGGTACTAGAATACTACGAAGGTAGAGATCAACCTTTTACAATAGAGAAAGTAATGGAAACTTTTTTTCTGGAAGAGGAAGGGTTATCGCGATATATTTTTACATTAGAAGAAAAGCCCATAGGATATATTCAAACGTATACAGTAGAAGACGAGAAAGTAAAGACGTTTGGTATGGATCAATTTATTGGAGAAACGGATTACTGGAATAAAGGAATAGGAACCCTTCTTATTCATACAATGGTTAATTACTTAGCAACGCAAAAGAGCGCTGCAAGAATCATAATGGACCCACAGGCTAGTAATAAAAGGGCAATAAGATGTTACGAAAAATGTGGATTTGAAAAAGTAAAATTGCTTCCGAAGCATGAATTCCATGAAGGAGAGTTTCGTGATTGCTGGTTGATTGAATTATTAATAGAAAGGTAA